The Channa argus isolate prfri chromosome 14, Channa argus male v1.0, whole genome shotgun sequence genome includes a window with the following:
- the fyco1b gene encoding FYVE and coiled-coil domain-containing protein 1 isoform X2 → MASSSSVGANQLQRIIRDLHDAVLDLGIEHKECGEPITDDSANLHKFFYKLEYLLQFDQKEKTTFLGQRKDYWDYFCDCLIKNKGANDGIRFVRSIPELKTSLGKGRAFIRYSLVHQRLADTLQQCLINQKVTSDWYYARSPFLKSHLSADIINNLYELNQVQFDVAPRGYDLDADWPAFARRTLGAASSAFLWKPPSRCSSINSLVSSYSQAQEFLPVPDVSHNLLGDLGEPSPCTISENLRIELDQSELKQQELLLRVQELAQEAAELKAVIKDLQSQLEAQKSSGHSISVDVQTNQADYQDKVNCLQFSKETVNSELQDRLTAAENKNMELISKLDKALKEKGQQTASYCDSAWKTQELLDKLKTTEEERMEAKREAEDRTRHFDRLSQELKLREEELRNAEKKLAEVKAGATVEQEETLKRLEELQGAVGRIQGALSLKEKETGNLRAQLQDLQASLECRERQAEELRKRLQDERQKVEQRCSVSGSQNEELESLIVDLRKTLKNREKELSVSSERIKHLEEQLEKLNVEKEALSSRLCDNEFTCCGQTDNLEDYKTQCKSLKETNTKLLQAVKKSEESITELTESRTALLEQLALLRASEKHLKGMLEAAGMNAGDRENKLLHENLHLKENIEKTLVQKEISDAQLKKLEHEKRELLETNSLLKNQLTITQQDLDLLTAKTAKLDKSLTVSQRSQTELLDKLEETESKLKDQTVQCGLLQARAEELESRTGELHDEKGAAESNEKMQKLHDTSSVETKEAPFRLVIAEAQLELNLREITRLQEELVDLKAQLLAGTEERIKIQALQEVTEASRQDLRLLTEQLKAQVEELNRQHVDEILRSREREEALIRERDSEAQARASLAAVVSASKEELIKLKLQYDSLSLENSESKEALHRANTETAELGVHVCMLTAENEEARLRFEGLSTRVQELEKEADQENERLNSSMEQLREENQHLLDQLHNEKGVLATKQDMKKELSRAQQEAVAVQEMNREEIQALCLDISSQAINHESQLQSVNHELREVRSELTTEQEKMINLQNKLKLLEAENQRYCQQIEEKNIQMAESENLIRQKDDEIILVKGNLSRSEEGLAAAQQACQEMSENLQRVTQDKQSFDLKKAAELDDLYRTKINLEERLVELIREKDALWQKTNALEFEQKQRDEETEKDVNHCLSCHSQFSWWLRKYNCRLCGRPLCYNCCSSIVSTQQGVNRERCCKDCYNQHSAVVERHPEDEVVAASTLGTPFRRLLQAGRAVTSVPADESDKPDDGVFDIITEDELSGVYGSDSLSFSSPCSPGHRQQGAAQPNGSGSVGDVTNEDNENLSAAVQDAEICLLKSGELTLSVRFTVDEILRFGDTTRELFIKSSCYSTIPITLCSSGPTVTWTFTSEPKSIAFSVVYRESTETPLEQAKVLIPLTRCNSHKETIKGELKVRNPGEYILIFDNSFSRFISKNVLYHLGLLRV, encoded by the exons ATGGCTTCTTCCTCATCAGTTGGAGCTAATCAGCTGCAAAGGATAATCAGAGATCTCCATG ATGCTGTGTTGGACTTAGGTATAGAACACAAGGAGTGCGGTGAACCTATAACTGATGACAGTGCCAACTTGCACAAGTTTTTCTATAAGCTAGAATACCTGCTACAG TTTGACCAGAAAGAGAAGACAACCTTTCTTGGCCAGAGGAAAGACTACTGGGATTACTTCTGCGACTGCCTGATTAAGAACAAGGGAGCTAACGATGGCATCCGTTTTGTTAGGTCTATCCCTGAG CTGAAGACGTCACTGGGGAAAGGAAGGGCCTTCATCCGCTACTCATTAGTTCACCAGCGTCTTGCAGACACTCTGCAGCAGTGTCTTATAAACCAAAAGGTCACAAG TGACTGGTATTACGCTCGTAGTCCTTTCCTTAAGTCACATCTCTCCGCTGACATAATCAACAATCTTTATGAGCTCAACCAGGTCCAATTTGATGTTGCGCCCAGAGGTTACGACCTTGATGCAGATTGGCCGGCCTTTGCAAG GCGAACATTAGGCGCAGCCTCATCAGCTTTTTTGTGGAAGCCTCCCAGTCGCTGCTCCAGCATCAACAGTTTGGTTAGCAGTTATTCACAG GCCCAGGAATTCCTCCCAGTCCCAGATGTGAGTCACAATCTCCTTGGTGACCTGGGCGAACCGTCTCCTTGCACCATTTCAGAGAATCTCCGCATTGAGCTTGACCAGTCTGAACTCAAACAGCAGGAGCTTCTGCTACGAGTTCAGGAGTTAGCTCAAGAGGCTGCTGAGCTGAAAGCTGTGATTAAAGACCTTCAAAGCCAACTTGAAGCTCAGAAGTCTTCTGGCCACTCCATATCCGTCGATGTCCAAACTAACCAAGCAGATTATCAGGATAAAGTAAATTGCCTACAATTCAGTAAAGaaacagtgaacagtgaacTTCAAGACAGGCTCACAGCTGCTGAGAACAAAAATATGGAGCTTATTTCTAAATTGGATAAAGCTCTTAAAGAAAAAGGACAACAAACTGCTAGCTACTGTGACTCAGCCTGGAAAACCCAGGAACTCCTGGATAAACTCAAGACAACTGAGGAGGAAAGAATGGAGGCAAAAAGAGAGGCTGAAGATAGGACCAGGCACTTTGACAGACTGTCACAAGAACTAAAACTCAGGGAAGAAGAATTACGAAATGCTGAGAAGAAGCTAGCTGAAGTAAAAGCTGGGGCCACTGTCGAACAGGAGGAGACACTTAAACGTTTGGAGGAACTCCAGGGGGCAGTTGGTCGAATTCAGGGGGCATTGAGTttgaaagagaaggagacaggTAATCTGAGAGCCCAGCTTCAAGATTTACAGGCATCACTGGAGTGCAGAGAACGACAGGCAGAAGAATTGAGGAAAAGACTGCAGGACGAGAGGCAAAAGGTGGAGCAGAGATGCAGCGTGAGTGGTAGCCAAAATGAGGAACTGGAGAGCTTGATCGTGGATTTAAGGAAAACTctaaaaaacagagaaaaagagctATCTGTTAGTTCAGAGAGGATAAAACATTTAGAGGAGCAGTTGGAGAAACTAAATGTTGAGAAAGAAGCTCTTAGTTCAAGACTTTGTGATAATGAATTCACTTGCTGTGGTCAAACCGACAACCTTGAGGACTACAAAACACAATGCAAGAGtctcaaagaaacaaacacaaagcttcTTCAAGCAGTTAAGAAGAGTGAGGAGAGCATTACAGAGCTGACTGAGAGCAGGACAGCCTTGTTAGAGCAGCTTGCCTTATTGAGAGCTTCTGAAAAGCACCTAAAGGGGATGTTGGAGGCTGCGGGTATGAATGCGGGGGACCGGGAAAATAAGCTTTTACATGAAAATCTGCATTTGAAGGAGAACATTGAGAAGACACTTGTACAGAAAGAAATATCAGATGCTCAATTAAAGAAACTAGAGCATGAAAAGAGAGAGCTTCTTGAGACTAATTCATTGTTGAAGAACCAGTTAACAATAACTCAGCAGGACCTGGACCTGCTCACTGCCAAAACTGCAAAGTTGGACAAGAGCCTCACTGTATCCCAAAGAAGTCAAACCGAGTTACTTGACAAACTTGAGGAAACTGAATCTAAACTTAAAGACCAGACTGTTCAGTGTGGGCTTCTGCAGGCTCGAGCAGAGGAGCTGGAGAGCAGGACTGGAGAGCTACATGACGAGAAAGGAGCTGCAGAGAGCAATGAAAAAATGCAGAAGCTTCATGATACTTCATCAGTGGAAACCAAAGAGGCTCCCTTCAGACTGGTGATAGCTGAGGCTCAGCTGGAGCTCAATTTAAGAGAAATAACCAGGCTCCAAGAAGAGCTTGTGGACCTCAAGGCCCAACTGCTGGCAGGAACTGAGGAGAGAATAAAAATTCAGGCCCTGCAGGAGGTGACAGAGGCTTCCAGACAGGACCTCCGTCTTTTAACAGAACAACTGAAGGCCCAGGTGGAGGAGCTAAACCGCCAGCATGTGGATGAGATTCTCCGTTCCCGCGAGCGAGAGGAAGCCCTTATTCGTGAGCGTGACAGTGAGGCTCAGGCTCGagcaagtctggctgcagttgttTCTGCCTCCAAAGAGGAGCTTATCAAATTGAAGCTGCAATATGATTCTTTGAGTCTGGAGAACAGTGAATCCAAGGAGGCCCTCCacagagccaacacagaaacAGCTGAACTCggtgtgcatgtttgcatgctAACTGCCGAGAATGAAGAGGCTCGCCTGCGATTTGAGGGTTTGTCAACAAGGGTAcaggagctggagaaggaggCAGATCAGGAGAATGAGAGGCTGAATAGCAGCATGGAGCAACTACGTGAGGAGAACCAGCACCTCCTTGATCAGCTCCACAATGAGAAGGGTGTGTTGGCAACAAAGCAGGATATGAAGAAAGAGCTGAGCAGGGCCCAGCAAGAGGCTGTAGCTGTGCAGGAGATGAATCGGGAGGAGATCCAGGCACTTTGCCTCGACATCAGCAGCCAAGCCATTAACCATGAAAGCCAGCTCCAG AGTGTGAACCACGAGTTACGAGAAGTGAGATCAGAGCTGACAACTGAGCAAGAGAAAATGATCAATCTGCAGAACAAACTCAAGCTACTAGAG GCTGAGAATCAGAGATATTGCCAACAGATTGAGGAGAAAAACATCCAGATGGCTGAGTCTGAAAATCTCATCCGGCAGAAAGATGACGAGATAATCCTTGTGAAAGGAAATTTATCAAG GTCTGAGGAGGGTCTAGCAGCAGCTCAGCAGGCCTGTCAGGAGATGAGTGAAAATCTACAGCGAGTCACACAGGACAAACAGAGCTTTGATCTTAAGAAGGCTGCTGAGCTTGATGATCTTTACCGCACTAAAATCAATTTGGAGGAAAGACTTGTAGAACTCATCAG agagaaagatgCCCTTTGGCAGAAGACAAATGCTCTGGAGTTTGAGCAGAAACAGAGGGatgaggagacagagaaagatgtgAACCATTGTCTGAGCTGTCACAGTCAGTTCAGCTGGTGGCTCCGCAAGTACAACTGCAG ACTGTGTGGGCGTCCTCTCTGCTACAACTGTTGCAGCAGCATAGTGAGCACCCAACAGGGTGTCAACAGAGAGCGCTGCTGCAAGGACTGCTACAACCAGCACAGTGCAGTAGTGGAGCGCCATCCGGAGGATGAAGTAGTGGCAGCCAGCACACTGGGGACACCTTTTAGACGTTTGCTGCAGGCTGGGAGAGCTGTGACCAGTGTCCCAG CAGATGAAAGTGACAAACCTGACGATGGCGTTTTTGACATTATCACAGAGGATGAATTGAGTGGGGTCTATGGCAGTgactccctctctttttcctccccCTGCTCTCCTGGACACAGACAGCAGGGGGCAGCACAACC AAATGGCAGTGGCAGTGTAGGAGATGTCACAAATGAGGACAATGAGAACCTCAGTGCTGCAGTACAGGATGCAGAGATTTGCCTGCTGAAGTCTGGAGAACTCAC